A part of Pongo pygmaeus isolate AG05252 chromosome 14, NHGRI_mPonPyg2-v2.0_pri, whole genome shotgun sequence genomic DNA contains:
- the LOC129011301 gene encoding POM121-like protein 12 translates to MGSFFLPKRGNLRADGTAGEDPFTTDKRPPELFSVAAMGGSFSGLPELLAFPTSPQIVWVLPSRAAAAPCDVPDSARCRPGPCGTLWPEGAQRAMFCALSSVLRPTVTKLSTLGPGGRLRKLLEAEFLTEGPDHCTAVMGNYLSWFLGWPRARVLPRAQKHRSLPSRPVLRSQVQDCCKVVYIHGKRQVHTRPLPTAPPDWDYARIRREMVPEAWRRFPNRPPLLSLTGPDFSEAHLAYTKRRLWKARHPRPICSLVTVKISPPEHRGEPVQASPPAEAPDPCARETVLKALSQCDKGKRKFDEPLWFEVSDTKQRPSPRLSAFKPIRRHGEVPAFVLRPGPLRRSLHSPAAVSSRRSSLPSACGLPYCRKYPGHSPVAEPPREL, encoded by the exons ATGGGGAGCTTTTTTCTCCCCAAACggggaaacttgagagctgatgGGACTGCTGGAGAAGATCCCTTCACGACCGACAAGCGGCCACCTGAACTTTTCAGTGTCGCTGCaatgggtgggtctttctctggcctccctgagctGCTCGCCTTCCCCACCTCACCACAG ATCGTCTGGGTGCTGCCCTCCCGCGCTGCAGCTGCGCCCTGTGACGTCCCCGATTCCGCGAGGTGCCGTCCTGGCCCGTGCGGGACCCTATGGCCAGAGGGTGCCCAGCGCGCGATGTTTTGCGCGCTTTCTAGCGTCCTGAGGCCAACGGTCACCAAGCTCAGCACACTTGGCCCCGGCGGCAGACTTCGGAAACTTCTGGAAGCCGAATTTCTAACGGAAGGCCCCGACCATTGCACTGCTGTCATGGGCAACTACCTGAGCTGGTTCCTGGGCTGGCCCCGGGCCAGGGTGCTGCCCCGAGCCCAGAAGCACAGGTCCCTGCCGTCCAGGCCGGTCCTCCGCTCCCAGGTCCAGGACTGCTGCAAAGTCGTCTACATCCATGGGAAGCGCCAGGTCCACACCCGGCCCCTCCCCACCGCTCCTCCCGATTGGGACTATGCCCGCATCCGGAGAGAGATGGTCCCAGAGGCCTGGAGGCGCTTTCCCAACAGGCCACCGCTCCTAAGCCTCACTGGGCCAGACTTTTCTGAGGCTCATCTGGCCTACACGAAGAGGCGGCTTTGGAAGGCCCGGCACCCCCGGCCCATCTGCAGCCTGGTGACTGTGAAAATCTCCCCGCCGGAGCACAGAGGGGAGCCTGTACAAGCGTCACCTCCCGCCGAGGCCCCAGATCCCTGTGCCAGGGAGACAGTGCTGAAGGCCCTCAGCCAGTGCGACAAGGGAAAAAGGAAATTCGACGAGCCACTCTGGTTTGAGGTCTCAGACACCAAGCAGAGACCGTCACCAAGGCTATCTGCCTTCAAGCCCATCAGGAGACATGGAGAGGTCCCCGCCTTTGTGCTCAGGCCTGGGCCGCTCAGAAGAAGCCTCCACTCTCCAGCAGCAGTGTCTTCCAGGAGAAGCAGCCTTCCCTCAGCCTGCGGCCTGCCCTACTGCAGGAAGTACCCCGGCCACAGCCCAGTCGCAGAGCCACCGCGGGAGCTCTAG